TAACCATACTGACTATTTCTTAATGATATGGCGTGAGGATAGGATTTATCCACAAAAGATGCAGTACCTGTGGGTGAAGCTCCCATCAAGTATACCAACAACCATCTATTCTTCATAAAATTACGCGCGATTTTCAAATACAGTTGGTTCTTAAAAGTCTGTAAATTACCCTCATTGAAACCTATTTCTTTAAACATCCACTCTATAGCTCTATCTGATAGAGAATAATTATAGTGAATACCACAGAGTAACTGTTTTTTCTTCCCGTATTTATCTACTAGAAACTGACGATATGCTTCTTGCCCTTTCCCCTCTTTACTCCGGTCATACATAGCTATTTTGATGCTATCTTCATCTAAAATTTCAGGTGGTAAAGATCCTGGCCAAAGTAATTCATCATCAATGTTACTAGAAACAATATCATGGATATTCTCCAACATTTGATGAACATCATTAATACTTTTACAAACAGGTGTTATCATCTCTAGTTGACTTTCTGAAAAGTCCGTTGTAATATAAGGGTTAGCTAATTTATTGCCAAAAGCTTCTGGATGATTGCTTGATGCAATTTCACCATTTTTTTGAACCCTTAGATGCTCTTTTTCCATTCCAAAATTACCTTCCAGTAATAATCTACTGTTTTCTTTATTAAAGAGCTTATTCAACATAATCTACCTCCGTTGAGACTTATCAATCATCATCTCAATCAATTTATTATTATAAACACGTAATCATATATACATGTTTCTATGTTAATATAAGTATATTCTAATATAATAAAATATGATACCATATAGGATAATTATTTTCAATTACTTTATAGAAATTAACAATAATTTAATTATTTTTTTAATAATACCCACATCATTATGTTAACTTTATAGACAAGTTATATACTCAAACTCTTCCTTTACTTTAAGACAAGAAAAGAAGCCATCAAAATGATGGCCTCTAATTATAATAGAACTCAGTGCTTAAGCACTTTCATTCCTAAGGACTATTAATAAAATTTCCGCTTTATGTTCTATATTTATCCCGTTTCCCCGAACTAACTCATTGGATACTCATTATTATGTATTATTCTTTCTTAATTTCCTTAATTCTATCTTTCGTGTCTTAAGACATAATAAATACCAACACATGCCTTGATTAAGAGAAAAAAATGTCGAATAAGATATCCATGTTTTTCATTATAGATGAAATATATTACGAATCCATTGACTAATCATTAACTATCTATTAAATATTGCATTCTGTATATTTAATCCTTTTATACCTTGATATTATTGTATATATTGTACAATAATATAGATATTGTGAGCCTGTTCCACCTATAGAAAAAGAACTGTATACAATCAGTTAATAGTGAATCTAAATGGCATTAGTCCAACGCTCCAATTCTATTGATTATCTCTTCAATATCATTCGATAGTGATTTCTTTAGGGCTTCTCTATCATATCCTTTTGGCTCCATATATACTCCCATTGCAGAGCATAAACGATGCATAAGAGCATACAGTAATAATCTTTTTTCATCTGGCTCTTCTCCATATGTCTTTATAAATTCTCTCCATAAATCCGGATCATATTTACCGAATGGTGGATACTTCAATGTTGCTATGTCATATGCTTTATCCCACCACATGACATCCCCTAATGACATAATCTTTCTTATCTTCCATGAGGTTGTTTTATCAAAATATATATTCCAATAAAATGGACTGACATGAATCATTACAGGCTCGTGATCTTTTAGATAGTCTAGATTCTCCTGCCACAATTTGATTACTTCAACATATTGTTTTCTAGTAATCACTCCTTCTTCTAGTGCCATTTTTCCACTTCCATTAATTATTTCAGCTTGTAACATATAATCATTAGGCGAAACAGGGTATCGAGTTTGATAGGGATCATTTTCATCCCATAAACCAGATTTTCTCCCCTTAATAGCATGTAGTCGTCTATAGAAATCACCCAGTGCTTTAAAGAGAAGTATTTTTTCTTCTTCTGTAGCAGTTTCCAGCACTTGACCCAGTCGTATACCTCCAAAGTAGCGCTGAATGGTATAGGGATAAGGTATTAGTTCACACGTGTCATCTATAGCAATGATTTCTGGTGCAGGTAGATCATACTGTTTTAACATATTTATCACATTTGATTCATGAGCAATAACAGACCATTCCTCATTCGTAATAAGTTTAAATATTATTTTGCTACGAGTATCCAGAGTAACCTCATAGTGATGACGAACCCACTGTCCTTTATCCTTAATATCAACGACTTGACCCCCTAGGTACTTTTCAACAGCGCTGATGATTCCAGAACCAATTATCCTATTTTCATTCCAAGTCTTCATGGTCTTTTCTCCCTTTTTGTTTATTATTTCATCAGTATTAAGAACATAGCCTTCACCTGCATTACAAGAAAAGTAGCTAAAGGCACGTTTCTTGTATGTGCAAGAAAGTATGGTACTTTACGAGAAAAATGCAGTACTTTCTTTCATTATAAACAAGTATTCCTGACATAAATATGTCAAGAATACTTGAAGTTATGTTATCACTATTTACTTTTAAAAAATAAAAAGTATCTCTAACATTAATCTGTCAGAAACACTTGTATCTACCTCATCACTAATTTTTGTGCTGTTCGCCTTCTGAATTTATGTAATGCTTGATCCGCATGGGCTATAATTTGATTAGTAGTATGTCCACTTCCTGGATGATAAGGTGTCAGTCCGTAGTTAAACACAATCTTATAGGGTTTATGAGAATTTTGATTAAATCTCTTCACAGCAATTAAAACTCTTATCATTATTTCTTCAGCTTCTTTATAAGATTTATTCGTTAAAGCAAGCAAAAATTCTTCTTTGCTGAATCGTACT
This window of the Vallitalea okinawensis genome carries:
- a CDS encoding aminoglycoside phosphotransferase family protein produces the protein MKTWNENRIIGSGIISAVEKYLGGQVVDIKDKGQWVRHHYEVTLDTRSKIIFKLITNEEWSVIAHESNVINMLKQYDLPAPEIIAIDDTCELIPYPYTIQRYFGGIRLGQVLETATEEEKILLFKALGDFYRRLHAIKGRKSGLWDENDPYQTRYPVSPNDYMLQAEIINGSGKMALEEGVITRKQYVEVIKLWQENLDYLKDHEPVMIHVSPFYWNIYFDKTTSWKIRKIMSLGDVMWWDKAYDIATLKYPPFGKYDPDLWREFIKTYGEEPDEKRLLLYALMHRLCSAMGVYMEPKGYDREALKKSLSNDIEEIINRIGALD